In Bacillus sp. Cs-700, one genomic interval encodes:
- the panC gene encoding pantoate--beta-alanine ligase — MRIITTINEMQTFSKKTLRSGKTIGFVPTMGYLHEGHMSLVEEALKQNDCVIMSVFVNPLQFGPNEDFDRYPRDLKRDEQLAKQAGVDILFYPNVKEMYPKQRTTRLTVQERVDTLCGEARPGHFDGVATVVMKLLQIVLPDRAYFGMKDAQQVAVIKGLVEDFNVPVEIVPCPIIREEDGLAKSSRNVYLTPTEREEAIQLSRSLAAAANAIERGETNPARIKELMISYLNQTSGVIDYVEVLSYPALEAIDVVKENIIVAVAVQFTAARLIDNKVTTRNEIAIGV, encoded by the coding sequence ATGAGAATCATAACGACGATCAACGAAATGCAGACTTTTTCTAAAAAAACGTTAAGATCGGGCAAGACGATTGGCTTTGTACCTACGATGGGTTACCTTCATGAAGGACATATGAGTCTTGTAGAAGAAGCGTTGAAACAAAATGATTGCGTTATCATGAGTGTATTTGTGAATCCTTTGCAATTTGGTCCAAATGAAGATTTTGATCGTTATCCGAGAGATTTGAAACGCGATGAACAACTTGCGAAACAGGCGGGAGTAGACATCCTGTTTTACCCAAATGTGAAAGAGATGTATCCAAAACAACGTACCACACGATTAACCGTTCAAGAACGTGTCGATACATTATGTGGCGAAGCAAGGCCAGGCCATTTTGATGGCGTGGCTACCGTCGTTATGAAATTGCTTCAGATCGTTCTCCCAGATCGTGCCTACTTTGGTATGAAAGATGCTCAGCAAGTAGCCGTGATAAAAGGGCTTGTGGAGGATTTTAACGTTCCAGTTGAAATCGTCCCGTGTCCAATTATTCGAGAGGAAGATGGGCTTGCGAAAAGCTCGCGTAATGTATATTTAACGCCTACTGAACGAGAAGAGGCCATTCAGTTGTCAAGAAGTCTTGCTGCTGCAGCAAATGCGATTGAGCGTGGGGAAACGAACCCAGCACGTATTAAAGAATTGATGATTTCTTATTTAAACCAAACATCTGGAGTGATTGATTATGTCGAAGTTCTTTCTTATCCAGCGTTAGAAGCCATTGATGTGGTGAAAGAAAATATTATTGTAGCCGTAGCTGTTCAATTTACTGCTGCACGACTCATAGACAACAAGGTTACAACAAGAAATGAAATTGCGATAGGAGTGTAG
- the panB gene encoding 3-methyl-2-oxobutanoate hydroxymethyltransferase, with product MKTTSDFKKMKVKKEPIAMLTAYDYPSAKLAEAAGVDLLLVGDSVGMVALGYDSTVPVTMDDMVLHTKAVKRGATHTFVVTDLPFLTYHSNFQETLAHAGRLMQEAGAHAVKLEGGGEVISQVRKLTIAGVPVMGHLGLTPQSVGVLGGYKVQAKESDSAALLVREAKAIEEAGAFALVLECVPQQLTEIVAEELSIPVIGIGAGVQADGQVLVYHDVIGYGTGHVPKFVKQYSHVSNVISKAIGEYVSEVKERQFPEHKHSFNMKEEQLSGMYGGTRS from the coding sequence ATGAAAACGACAAGCGATTTTAAAAAGATGAAAGTAAAGAAAGAGCCAATTGCGATGCTAACCGCATATGATTATCCTTCAGCAAAACTAGCAGAAGCAGCAGGGGTGGATTTGTTGTTAGTAGGTGATTCGGTAGGCATGGTTGCACTTGGGTACGATTCAACTGTACCGGTTACGATGGATGATATGGTTCTTCATACGAAAGCAGTAAAACGTGGAGCAACGCATACATTTGTAGTAACAGATTTGCCCTTCCTTACCTATCATAGTAATTTTCAAGAAACGCTTGCTCATGCGGGAAGACTTATGCAAGAAGCCGGAGCTCATGCAGTTAAGCTTGAAGGCGGTGGGGAAGTTATTTCACAAGTTAGAAAGTTAACTATAGCAGGTGTACCGGTTATGGGACATTTAGGGCTAACACCACAATCTGTAGGCGTATTAGGTGGTTATAAAGTACAGGCAAAAGAATCTGATAGTGCCGCTTTACTCGTTAGAGAGGCAAAAGCAATCGAAGAAGCAGGAGCCTTTGCACTTGTATTGGAATGCGTCCCTCAACAGCTAACGGAAATTGTGGCGGAAGAACTTTCTATCCCAGTTATTGGCATAGGTGCGGGTGTTCAGGCAGATGGGCAAGTCCTCGTTTATCACGATGTAATCGGATATGGTACTGGCCATGTACCTAAATTTGTGAAGCAGTATAGTCATGTTTCAAACGTTATTTCAAAAGCCATTGGTGAGTATGTTTCAGAAGTGAAAGAACGTCAATTTCCAGAGCATAAGCACTCTTTTAATATGAAGGAAGAGCAGCTGTCAGGGATGTACGGAGGGACGAGATCATGA
- a CDS encoding biotin--[acetyl-CoA-carboxylase] ligase encodes MADSIRQRLLQMLEEHAENYVSGQMISETLNVSRTAIWKHVSELRKNGYEVEAVQKKGYRIVSRPDMLSKEEIALKLTTNFLGKTIYTYPTVESTQFIAHDLAHRGASDGTIIVADEQTAGKGRLGRSWHSPSGSGIWTSIILRPKLPPQRAPQFTLIAAVSVVHAIRKQTGLEAEIKWPNDILIDGKKVVGILTELQAEADQIKSIIIGMGINVNASKEDFPDELTTATSLKIESGRDITRSALLAAILNELETLYEEYLNNGFRMIKLLWESYAVSLGRKIKARTLNGVIEGLAKGITEEGVLLLEDESGKMHYIYSADIEIC; translated from the coding sequence GTGGCAGACTCAATAAGGCAGCGCCTGCTGCAAATGCTTGAAGAGCATGCAGAAAACTACGTTTCAGGTCAAATGATAAGTGAAACGCTCAACGTATCTCGAACAGCTATTTGGAAACACGTTTCAGAACTTAGGAAAAACGGCTACGAAGTTGAAGCAGTTCAAAAAAAAGGTTATCGAATCGTTTCCAGACCGGATATGCTTAGTAAAGAAGAAATTGCTCTTAAGCTAACGACTAATTTTCTAGGGAAAACCATATATACGTATCCTACTGTTGAATCAACTCAATTTATTGCCCATGATTTAGCCCATCGAGGAGCTTCGGATGGCACCATCATTGTAGCTGACGAACAAACAGCAGGGAAGGGAAGACTTGGTCGCTCCTGGCACTCTCCTAGTGGGAGCGGGATCTGGACAAGTATTATTTTGCGTCCGAAACTCCCACCTCAGAGGGCACCACAGTTTACACTGATTGCTGCGGTTAGCGTTGTACATGCGATTCGTAAGCAAACAGGACTTGAAGCAGAAATTAAGTGGCCGAATGATATTTTAATTGATGGAAAAAAAGTTGTGGGCATACTTACAGAACTTCAGGCTGAAGCAGATCAAATTAAGTCAATCATTATTGGGATGGGCATTAACGTGAATGCGAGCAAAGAAGATTTTCCGGATGAGTTAACGACCGCAACATCACTTAAGATTGAGTCTGGCAGGGATATAACACGTTCAGCCCTTCTAGCTGCCATATTAAATGAACTCGAAACGCTTTATGAAGAATATCTAAACAATGGATTTAGGATGATCAAACTTCTATGGGAAAGCTATGCGGTTAGTCTAGGTCGTAAAATAAAAGCAAGGACGTTAAATGGGGTTATCGAAGGCCTTGCAAAAGGGATTACAGAAGAAGGTGTTCTGCTTTTAGAAGATGAAAGTGGGAAGATGCACTATATTTATTCTGCAGATATTGAAATCTGTTAA
- a CDS encoding CCA tRNA nucleotidyltransferase produces the protein MIGLTGRAYECCLEVLQLLRDAGHEAYIVGGAVRDAILGLPVSDFDLASSAKPEEIMASFHTVIPTGIDHGTVTVIHHGFSYEVTTFRTDVSYNDFRHPNAVSFLGSIEEDLARRDFTMNSLALSIDGTLIDLYSGQEDLKNRLIRTVGNPDERFQEDALRMIRALRFQSTLNFTLDQQTEQALKKQADLLQYVAIERIQMEFSKLLAGKAVDQALHALVQANVHLVLPELQKIEQSFDEIPFLVNLTTEIERWAWLSSTTEKPSQFLKKWRLSNRIIKEVEHLLVNVKNAQDKGWNKETVYHALPEVKSCERLRSVFEKRRPFLESVEQITSDLTITSSKMLAVTGEDIIDWTESSPGPWVGEALKQIELAVINDEIKNEKSSIRRWLKQWQTQ, from the coding sequence TTGATTGGACTGACTGGTAGAGCTTATGAATGTTGTCTTGAGGTGCTACAACTTCTGAGGGACGCCGGACATGAAGCGTATATTGTTGGAGGCGCAGTGAGAGATGCGATACTCGGTTTACCTGTTTCTGACTTTGACCTTGCCTCTTCAGCTAAACCTGAAGAGATCATGGCTAGTTTTCATACAGTTATTCCAACAGGGATCGATCATGGAACGGTTACTGTTATTCATCATGGGTTTTCGTATGAGGTAACAACATTTAGAACTGATGTGTCTTATAATGATTTTAGACATCCAAACGCGGTTTCTTTCTTAGGTTCAATAGAGGAAGATCTCGCGAGGCGTGACTTCACTATGAATAGCCTGGCGCTTTCAATAGATGGAACACTTATCGACCTATATAGTGGACAAGAGGATCTTAAAAATCGTCTCATTCGTACGGTCGGTAATCCGGATGAACGATTTCAAGAAGATGCGTTACGGATGATAAGAGCTCTTCGATTTCAAAGCACGCTTAATTTTACACTTGACCAACAAACGGAACAAGCGTTAAAGAAACAAGCGGATTTGCTTCAATATGTTGCAATTGAAAGAATTCAAATGGAGTTCAGCAAACTACTAGCTGGAAAAGCTGTAGATCAAGCACTCCATGCACTTGTCCAGGCAAATGTTCATCTCGTTTTACCTGAACTTCAAAAAATTGAGCAATCATTTGATGAAATTCCTTTTTTGGTGAATTTAACGACAGAAATAGAGCGGTGGGCGTGGCTATCTTCCACGACTGAAAAGCCGAGTCAATTTTTAAAAAAGTGGCGATTGTCAAATCGGATTATTAAAGAAGTGGAGCATCTTTTAGTAAATGTAAAGAATGCACAAGATAAAGGGTGGAATAAGGAAACCGTTTATCATGCACTTCCAGAAGTGAAGTCATGTGAGAGACTTCGATCGGTGTTTGAAAAGCGTCGTCCATTTCTTGAAAGTGTGGAACAGATCACTTCAGACCTTACGATAACCTCCTCCAAAATGCTTGCTGTGACAGGGGAGGATATCATTGATTGGACAGAATCCTCTCCAGGACCGTGGGTTGGTGAGGCTCTAAAGCAAATTGAGCTAGCCGTAATCAATGATGAAATTAAAAATGAGAAATCCAGCATTAGAAGGTGGCTTAAACAGTGGCAGACTCAATAA
- the bshA gene encoding N-acetyl-alpha-D-glucosaminyl L-malate synthase BshA — protein sequence MTLKIGITCYPTVGGSGVIATELGKMMAEKGHEVHFITSSVPFRLDTFHPNIYFHEVEVNQYAVFRYPPYDLTLASKMAEVIQRENLDLLHVHYAVPHAVCAFLAKEMVGGDIKIVTTLHGTDITVLGYDPSLTQLIRFGIEKSDRVTAVSNDLVDQTHRLLETDKPIDTVYNFVDERIYYPKPPADLKKSYGIMEEEKVIVHISNFRAVKRVPDVIKVFHRIQKEMPAKLLLIGDGPEIQVACRLVNDLGLKDKVKFLGKQENVAEILSICDLKLLLSEKESFGLVALEAMACGVPAIGTNIGGIPEVIEHEVNGFIAEVGEIDIISAYAVQLLSNKELHNRMSLAAVKAVQTRFASQRILEQYEAIYYKTLQGALT from the coding sequence ATGACATTAAAAATAGGAATTACTTGTTACCCAACTGTCGGGGGATCTGGCGTTATTGCGACAGAACTTGGAAAGATGATGGCTGAAAAGGGGCATGAAGTTCACTTTATCACAAGTAGCGTTCCGTTCCGCCTGGATACGTTTCATCCTAATATTTATTTTCACGAAGTTGAAGTCAACCAATATGCTGTTTTTCGTTACCCTCCGTATGATTTAACCCTTGCTAGTAAAATGGCAGAGGTGATTCAACGAGAAAACCTTGATCTCCTTCATGTTCACTATGCTGTTCCGCATGCTGTTTGTGCTTTCCTCGCGAAAGAAATGGTTGGAGGAGATATTAAAATTGTTACAACCCTGCATGGAACAGATATTACAGTACTTGGATATGATCCGTCGTTAACACAACTAATTCGATTTGGTATTGAAAAATCTGATCGCGTTACAGCTGTATCAAACGATCTCGTTGATCAAACACACCGATTACTTGAAACAGACAAACCGATTGACACGGTATATAACTTTGTAGATGAACGCATTTATTATCCGAAACCTCCCGCCGACTTGAAGAAAAGTTACGGCATTATGGAAGAAGAAAAGGTTATTGTTCACATTTCAAATTTTAGAGCGGTCAAACGTGTTCCTGACGTCATTAAGGTCTTTCACCGCATCCAAAAAGAAATGCCTGCAAAGCTATTGCTCATTGGTGATGGCCCTGAAATTCAAGTTGCCTGTCGACTCGTAAACGATTTAGGGTTAAAAGATAAAGTGAAGTTCCTCGGTAAACAAGAAAATGTAGCTGAGATTCTCTCTATCTGTGATCTGAAATTATTGCTATCTGAAAAAGAGAGTTTTGGTTTAGTTGCTCTTGAAGCGATGGCTTGTGGCGTACCTGCAATCGGAACGAACATAGGCGGAATCCCGGAAGTCATTGAACATGAGGTGAACGGGTTTATTGCAGAAGTTGGTGAGATAGACATCATCTCCGCTTATGCTGTGCAGTTACTATCGAATAAAGAGTTGCATAACCGAATGAGTTTGGCTGCTGTTAAAGCCGTCCAAACAAGATTTGCTTCCCAACGCATTCTAGAACAGTATGAGGCGATTTATTATAAAACGCTTCAGGGGGCACTTACTTGA
- the bshB1 gene encoding bacillithiol biosynthesis deacetylase BshB1: protein MEEIILDILAFGAHADDVEIGMGGTLKKFAEEGRTTGICDLTEAELSSNGTVFTRHHEAQHAAEILSVTTRLNMKFPDRGLGISDDKLSALVKIIRKKKPRIVFVPYSEDRHPDHGQAARLVEEAVFSAGIRKYHPQLGDAHKVSQIYYYFINGFHRPQFTINISNQIEAKRQSLEAYESQFILTPDSVSTPLTNGYVDKVIHREYLYGKESGVEYAEGFIAKNLLCLEEFPLGERR, encoded by the coding sequence ATGGAAGAAATAATACTTGATATACTTGCGTTTGGGGCCCACGCAGATGATGTTGAAATTGGTATGGGTGGTACTCTAAAGAAATTCGCTGAAGAAGGTAGGACGACAGGCATTTGTGATTTAACAGAGGCTGAACTTTCTTCAAACGGTACTGTTTTCACCCGACATCACGAAGCCCAGCATGCAGCTGAAATTTTGTCGGTAACAACGCGTTTAAATATGAAATTCCCTGATCGTGGATTGGGTATTTCAGATGATAAGCTTTCAGCACTAGTTAAAATCATACGCAAGAAAAAGCCGCGGATTGTTTTTGTTCCTTACTCAGAAGATCGCCACCCGGATCATGGTCAAGCGGCTCGATTAGTGGAAGAAGCCGTTTTTTCAGCGGGCATTCGAAAATATCATCCTCAATTAGGAGATGCTCATAAAGTAAGCCAAATCTATTATTACTTTATTAACGGATTCCATCGTCCTCAATTTACGATTAACATCAGTAATCAAATTGAGGCAAAAAGACAATCGCTTGAAGCGTATGAGAGTCAATTTATTCTCACGCCCGATAGTGTATCCACTCCTTTAACAAATGGGTACGTTGATAAAGTGATTCATCGAGAATATTTATATGGTAAAGAGTCAGGAGTAGAATATGCAGAAGGGTTTATTGCGAAGAATCTGCTGTGCCTAGAAGAATTTCCGTTAGGAGAAAGACGATGA
- the mgsA gene encoding methylglyoxal synthase — protein MKIALIAHDKKKDDLVRFTLAYKMILDPHDLYATGTTGKRIIDETGLNVHRYQSGPLGGDQQIGAMIAENDMDAVIFFRDPLTAQPHEPDITALIRLCDVYDIPLATNMGSAEILVHALARGELDWREIVHGRNNT, from the coding sequence ATGAAAATCGCTTTAATCGCACACGATAAGAAAAAAGACGATCTTGTTCGTTTTACACTAGCTTATAAAATGATTTTAGATCCACACGACCTGTATGCGACTGGGACAACTGGAAAGCGAATCATAGATGAAACTGGTTTAAACGTGCATCGTTACCAATCTGGTCCTCTTGGTGGGGATCAGCAAATTGGTGCAATGATTGCAGAGAATGATATGGATGCAGTGATTTTCTTTCGAGATCCCCTAACAGCACAGCCACATGAGCCAGATATTACAGCGCTCATTAGACTATGTGATGTATATGATATCCCGCTAGCAACAAATATGGGCAGTGCGGAAATACTTGTCCACGCCCTGGCAAGGGGAGAATTGGATTGGAGAGAAATTGTACATGGAAGAAATAATACTTGA
- the dapB gene encoding 4-hydroxy-tetrahydrodipicolinate reductase, with the protein MQEVKIVIAGPRGNMGMEAVKLVDRTAHFTLTAVVDRKSSGQTVADISGLPSLNSPIYTDLDQCLSEVECDVLIDLTTPEHGKKHMQIAFDHGVRPVVGTTGFSNADVDELSRTAAEKELGAIIAPNFAIGAVLMMKFATMAAKYFSDVEIIEQHHDRKLDAPSGTAVKTAKMISEVREEKKQGHEDEREDLAGARGADYEGMRIHSVRLPGLVAHQEVLFGGEGQTLKIRHDSMNRASFMPGVQLAVETVLNIDQLVYGLENIME; encoded by the coding sequence ATGCAAGAAGTGAAAATTGTTATTGCAGGACCAAGAGGAAATATGGGGATGGAAGCAGTAAAACTTGTCGATCGGACAGCGCATTTCACGTTAACTGCTGTTGTGGACCGTAAATCGTCTGGACAAACGGTGGCAGATATTAGTGGGCTTCCATCACTAAATTCACCTATTTATACAGATCTAGATCAATGTTTATCTGAAGTAGAGTGTGACGTTTTAATTGACTTAACAACGCCTGAACATGGGAAAAAGCATATGCAAATTGCGTTTGATCATGGAGTCCGACCTGTTGTAGGAACAACAGGATTTTCAAATGCAGATGTGGACGAACTATCAAGAACGGCAGCAGAAAAAGAGTTAGGTGCGATTATTGCTCCTAACTTTGCAATCGGTGCTGTGTTAATGATGAAATTTGCTACAATGGCAGCTAAATATTTCTCTGATGTTGAGATTATTGAGCAACATCATGACCGAAAACTTGATGCACCATCTGGAACAGCAGTAAAAACAGCAAAAATGATTTCAGAAGTAAGGGAAGAAAAGAAGCAGGGGCATGAAGACGAACGGGAGGACCTTGCTGGAGCACGTGGTGCAGATTACGAAGGCATGAGAATTCATAGCGTTCGCTTGCCAGGTCTTGTTGCCCACCAAGAAGTTCTTTTTGGAGGCGAAGGACAAACATTGAAAATTCGTCATGACTCAATGAACAGAGCGTCCTTTATGCCAGGAGTACAGCTTGCTGTTGAAACGGTTTTAAATATCGATCAGCTTGTTTACGGTCTTGAAAATATAATGGAGTAG
- a CDS encoding nucleotide pyrophosphohydrolase, with the protein MSERTIHEMQEEVDQYISQFKEGYFSPLAMLARMTEELGELAREINHYHGEKPKKNSEEERTIEDEMGDLLFVLTCFANSLDIDLNEAFGKVMNKFQTRDKDRWTKIEKESGD; encoded by the coding sequence GTGTCTGAACGCACAATACATGAAATGCAAGAAGAGGTAGACCAATACATAAGTCAATTTAAAGAAGGATACTTTAGTCCACTTGCCATGCTTGCCAGAATGACAGAAGAACTTGGTGAGTTAGCACGTGAAATCAATCATTACCATGGTGAAAAACCAAAAAAGAATTCGGAAGAAGAACGGACCATTGAAGATGAAATGGGCGATCTTTTATTTGTGCTTACTTGTTTTGCGAATTCGTTAGATATTGATCTTAATGAAGCATTTGGAAAAGTGATGAATAAGTTTCAAACCCGAGATAAAGATCGTTGGACAAAAATCGAGAAGGAGAGTGGCGACTGA
- a CDS encoding YitT family protein — translation MEGIRTKNVFFILLGSAIFAFGLVHFNMENNLAEGGFTGITLLLYFLFNIDPAISNLVLNIPLFLIGWKLLGRKAFIYTIIGTVSLSLFLWIFQHYSALSIPLQDDLTLAALFAGVFVGVGLGIIFRYGGTTGGVDIIARLGSKYVGWSMGRTMFVFDFCVIAISLVYLNYKEAMYTLLAVFVAARVIDFIQQGAYAAKAAMIISENNKEIAATIMSQMDRGATVLNGKGSFSGLQKEILYCVVARNEIVRLKNIIKQVDPHAFVAVNDVHDVLGEGFTLDENKNPIEQ, via the coding sequence ATGGAAGGTATACGAACAAAAAATGTGTTCTTTATTTTATTAGGCTCTGCCATTTTTGCATTTGGGCTTGTGCATTTCAATATGGAAAACAATTTAGCTGAAGGTGGTTTCACCGGCATAACACTATTACTCTATTTTCTATTCAATATCGACCCAGCTATTTCGAATCTTGTTCTTAACATTCCCCTATTTCTCATTGGCTGGAAGCTACTTGGTCGAAAAGCATTTATTTACACGATTATTGGAACCGTTTCCTTATCTCTGTTTCTATGGATCTTTCAGCATTATTCAGCGCTCTCAATACCTCTACAAGATGATTTAACACTTGCCGCTCTGTTTGCAGGTGTTTTCGTAGGAGTAGGACTCGGTATTATTTTTCGGTACGGAGGGACAACTGGCGGCGTAGATATTATCGCGAGACTTGGATCTAAATATGTTGGATGGAGTATGGGAAGAACGATGTTTGTTTTTGATTTTTGCGTCATTGCCATATCACTTGTTTATCTTAACTACAAAGAGGCCATGTATACGCTTTTAGCCGTTTTTGTAGCCGCTCGCGTTATCGACTTCATTCAGCAAGGTGCATACGCAGCAAAAGCTGCAATGATTATTAGTGAGAATAACAAAGAAATAGCCGCTACCATTATGAGCCAGATGGATCGTGGGGCGACCGTCTTAAACGGGAAAGGAAGTTTTTCAGGATTACAAAAAGAAATTCTCTATTGCGTGGTAGCACGAAATGAAATCGTGCGCCTAAAAAACATTATAAAACAGGTAGACCCTCATGCATTTGTCGCAGTAAATGATGTTCATGATGTGCTAGGTGAAGGGTTTACGCTTGATGAAAATAAAAATCCAATTGAACAGTAA
- a CDS encoding zinc metallopeptidase has protein sequence MAGFLIYFALLLIIPLWAQGRVKSAYKKYSKVPNSSGMTGAQVARKILDENGLYSVGVEEVRGHLSDHYDPRSKTVRLSSGNFHGHSVAGAAIAAHEVGHAIQDEQDYAPLRFRHTLVPVANLGSNFSYFVILAGILMSSANFILLGIIFMSAAVLFQLVTLPVEFNASNRAMEQVVSTGVIRNDEERETKKVLNAAALTYVAAAVVALLELVRFVFIFIGMNED, from the coding sequence ATGGCTGGTTTTCTAATATACTTCGCGCTTTTGTTAATCATTCCACTCTGGGCACAGGGCAGAGTGAAGAGCGCCTATAAAAAATATTCCAAAGTTCCTAATTCTTCTGGAATGACTGGTGCTCAAGTAGCAAGAAAAATTCTTGATGAAAATGGGTTGTATTCAGTAGGGGTAGAAGAAGTACGAGGTCACCTTTCAGATCATTATGATCCACGTTCCAAAACGGTAAGACTTTCATCAGGAAACTTTCATGGGCATTCCGTAGCGGGTGCAGCTATAGCAGCGCACGAGGTAGGACACGCGATTCAGGATGAGCAAGACTATGCACCACTTCGGTTCCGTCATACGCTTGTTCCAGTAGCGAATCTTGGTTCAAACTTTAGCTATTTTGTCATTCTTGCTGGTATTCTCATGTCTTCTGCAAACTTTATATTGCTAGGGATTATCTTTATGAGTGCAGCTGTTTTGTTCCAGTTAGTAACGCTCCCTGTAGAATTTAATGCATCTAACAGAGCGATGGAGCAAGTTGTATCCACTGGTGTGATTCGAAATGACGAAGAAAGAGAAACAAAGAAAGTATTGAATGCAGCCGCGTTAACATATGTAGCAGCAGCAGTTGTTGCGCTATTAGAATTGGTACGCTTTGTGTTTATCTTTATAGGAATGAACGAAGATTAA
- a CDS encoding sporulation protein YpjB, whose amino-acid sequence MGRRWLLLVLLFTLPVNVHASQADSKQVWNDIAANVLEFGKQEKFDRSKIMLEEFSTVFPGEQSSELSNTELRVILNTHDRALKAVTSMDKANDQRIQALTEFRLAVDALVTEEQPIWHQTNDQILPLIQEMATAIEHGDVDVYKASKDRFLGSYSTIRPAMAIDLPPETQQRLDSHIAFIEKYASGRNTELSGQIETMYDDFKNAYDPSYSEESSLMWLIVSIGGIIIFTLVYVIYRKYKGEKETLKRKQMD is encoded by the coding sequence ATGGGTAGACGATGGCTCCTATTAGTGTTGCTTTTCACGCTCCCGGTAAATGTACACGCTTCACAGGCCGATTCGAAACAAGTCTGGAATGACATAGCCGCAAATGTCCTGGAATTTGGAAAGCAAGAGAAGTTTGATCGATCAAAAATAATGTTAGAGGAATTTTCAACCGTTTTTCCCGGTGAACAGTCAAGTGAACTTTCGAATACGGAACTTAGGGTGATACTAAATACGCATGATCGTGCACTTAAAGCTGTAACATCTATGGATAAAGCAAATGATCAGCGAATCCAGGCATTAACAGAATTTCGATTGGCGGTAGATGCTCTAGTTACGGAAGAACAGCCAATTTGGCATCAAACGAATGATCAGATTCTGCCGCTAATTCAGGAGATGGCCACTGCTATTGAACACGGAGATGTAGATGTATATAAAGCAAGTAAAGACCGTTTTTTAGGTAGTTATAGCACTATTCGACCTGCGATGGCAATTGATCTACCTCCTGAAACTCAGCAGCGACTTGATTCTCATATCGCTTTTATCGAAAAGTACGCGTCAGGACGAAATACAGAATTATCTGGTCAGATTGAAACGATGTATGATGATTTTAAAAACGCCTATGATCCATCTTATTCTGAAGAATCTTCACTCATGTGGTTAATCGTCTCAATTGGCGGTATAATTATTTTCACATTGGTTTATGTTATTTATCGAAAGTATAAAGGAGAAAAAGAGACGTTAAAAAGGAAACAGATGGATTAA
- a CDS encoding DUF1405 domain-containing protein, translated as MVSHFFYLLKSKPFLVLLLLINIPGTIYGYYWYGWQLADTEPIFLLFVPDSPTASLFFCFVLLAFLFKKNWPLMEGLAAVTLFKYGIWAVVMNALVMIETNQLSPIAIMLILSHLGMAIEGLLFTPFYKIKRWHLVVVAIWTLHNDVIDYVFGQMPRYSILSEYTSLIGYFTFWLSLVSLTIVYFLAVRKERFKLSIQ; from the coding sequence ATGGTTTCTCATTTTTTTTATTTACTTAAGTCAAAACCTTTTCTCGTTTTGTTGCTTCTCATCAATATACCTGGAACAATATACGGTTATTATTGGTATGGATGGCAATTAGCTGATACAGAACCAATTTTTTTATTGTTTGTTCCGGATAGTCCAACCGCAAGTCTTTTCTTTTGCTTTGTTTTGCTAGCATTCCTTTTTAAGAAGAACTGGCCGCTTATGGAAGGATTAGCTGCCGTTACGTTATTTAAGTATGGAATATGGGCAGTTGTTATGAATGCTCTTGTGATGATTGAAACGAATCAACTATCTCCTATTGCAATCATGCTAATTCTTTCACATTTAGGTATGGCGATTGAAGGATTGCTCTTTACCCCATTTTATAAAATAAAACGGTGGCATTTAGTGGTTGTAGCTATTTGGACATTACATAATGATGTGATTGATTATGTGTTTGGTCAAATGCCGCGATATTCGATCTTAAGCGAATACACATCACTAATCGGATATTTTACATTCTGGCTATCGTTAGTTTCACTTACGATAGTGTATTTCTTAGCAGTTCGAAAAGAACGGTTTAAGCTCTCGATCCAATAA